One Bombus fervidus isolate BK054 chromosome 2, iyBomFerv1, whole genome shotgun sequence DNA segment encodes these proteins:
- the LOC139995341 gene encoding tRNA-splicing endonuclease subunit Sen15, whose translation MYDICHPSYFNIGKLGCIDPVKISTTFYVYIELCEAKKYWEVDYKYNENLDLLYLVVRKKKNSQTEIYVPWPASCNISLDTIEKIQTGLDVEQITLVLKLEDSTSIIYKVSKDLVKPVDPERTKLMKEKEEKKSNLEKEIRKNTSYLYELAKSLTAENANEDKDTDVSHSSKTTAE comes from the exons ATGTACGACATATGCCATCCTAGT tattttaatattggaaaattgGGTTGTATCGATCCTGTGAAAATaagtacaacgttttacgtttatatTGAACTATGTGAGGCAAAGAAATATTGGGAAGTTgattataaatacaatgaaaatttggatttattgtatttagtagtacgaaaaaagaaaaattcacaaacagaaatatatgtaCCATGGCCAGCATCGTGCAACATTTCTCTTGATACGATAGAAAAGATACAGACAGGTTTAGATGTTGAACA GATAACGCttgttttaaaattagaaGATAGTACAAGCATTATTTACAAAGTTAGTAAGGATCTTGTGAAGCCTGTAGATCcagaaagaacaaaattaatgaaagagaaggaggaaaaaaaatcaaatttagaGAAAGAAATCAGGAAAAATACTTCATATTTGTATGAATTAGCAAAATCATTAACTGCAGAAAATGCTAATGAAGATAAGGATACAGATGTAAGCCATAGTAGTAAAACAACAGctgaataa
- the LOC139995334 gene encoding uncharacterized protein, producing the protein MQFGHENIFNLLVQVYGANQEVRDYSGKKARQYLVSQEAAVSQDTFRKIKARKKHAEKDLGFLRIGSLNVRVKRTTEAFSQFLGVATSSSASSNHEKIHKSWGSADNVQLEQKMMPPPKYAPIKKRRSRRAQDFGSSRDHQAASQPSTPLLQGKASRSSQSMHRRPISTTAVSSAAPKTQQNNDSDSDTACGFDSAWRGSAQL; encoded by the exons ATGCAGTTCGGTCACGAGAATATCTTCAATCTGTTGGTTCAGGTGTACG GTGCGAACCAAGAGGTACGCGACTACAGCGGAAAGAAGGCCAGACAATACTTGGTCTCCCAGGAGGCCGCTGTCAGTCAGGACACCTTCCGCA aaataaaagcAAGGAAAAAGCATGCAG AGAAAGATCTTGGTTTCCTGCGTATTGGCTCGCTGAACGTACGCGTGAAACGTACGACGGAAGCGTTCAGCCAGTTCCTGGGTGTGGCAACTAGCAGCAGCGCCAGCAGCAACCACGAGAAGATACACAAGAGCTGGGGATCGGCGGATAATGTGCAg TTGGAGCAGAAGATGATGCCACCGCCCAAGTACGCGCCCATCAAGAAGAGAAGAAGCCGACGAGCGCAGGATTTTGGATCGTCGCGAGATCATCAGGCTGCTAGTCAACCAAGCACTCCACTGCTTCAGGGCAAGGCTTCTCGGTCGAGTCAATCGATGCATCGTCGACCGATCTCCACGACAGCCGTCAGTTCCGCCGCGCCCAAGACGCAGCAGAACAACGACTCGGACTCGGATACCGCGTGTGGTTTCGACTCCGCGTGGAGAGGATCCGCGCAACTCTAG